The DNA region AGCGTCGGACTGTTGCGCAGGCCTTCGTCGACCAACGCGTTCAGCGCGTCCGACTGATACAGCGTCCACCATTCGGGCACCGGCTTCGCGCCGACCACGAACTGCTGCGTGACGCCTTGCGCGGGCACGGTTTGCGTCGGCTGCGCCTGGGCGCCGTAGTGCGCCGGCTGCGGCATCGCGGGCGGCTCGCCGCTCGGTCCGAACGAACAGGCGGCGAGCGCGCATGCCATGCCGGTGAGGGCGGCGACGCGCGAGTATCGCAAGAGGGTGGGAGTGACCATGCTCAATTCCCCGTATGCTTCGTGCCGGACGCGGACGGCGTCTGCGGCTCGCGTTCATCGACACGCACGCGGAACGACGTGGCGTACAACGCGGGCAAATAAAACAGCGTGAGGATGGTGGCGCTCGTAATGCCGCCCATCAGCGCGGTCGCCATCGGGCCGAAGAAATTCGAGCGCAGCAGCGGAATCAGCGCGAGCACGGCCGCCGCCGCAGTCAGCGTGATCGGCCGGAAACGCCTCACGGTCGCGCCGACGATCGCATCGAAACGCTTATGCCCCGCGGCAATGTCCTGCTCGATCTGATCGACCAGAATCACCGAGTTGCGCATGATGATGCCGAACATCGCGATCACGCCGAGCATGGCGACAAAGCCGAACGGCTGGCCGAACAGCAGCAGTGTGAGCACCACGCCGATCAGCCCGAGCGGGGCGGTCAGCACGACCATCAACACGCGCGCGAAACTTTGCAACTGGATCATCAGCAACGTGAGCACGGCGATGATCATGATCGGCATCTGCGCATTGATCGACGTCTGGCCTTTGCCGCTTTCCTCGACCGAGCCGCCGATTTCGATCCGGTAGCCGACCGGCAAGCTGCCGCGAATCTGGCTCAACGCCTTGTCCACGCCATGGGTGACGTCGATGCCTTGCGCGCCGGGCGCGACGTCGGACTGCACGGTGATGGTCGGCTGACGGTCGCGCTCCCAGATCACACCGTATTCGAGGTCGTTGCGCAGATGGCCGAGCGTGCCGAGCGGCACCGGGCCGTTCGGCGTGGGCATGGCCAGCGTGACGAGTTGCGCGGGATCCACGCGTTCGGTCTTGGGCGCGCGCAGATCGACGCTGATCAGCTTGTCCCGTTCGCGGTATTGCGTGACGGTGTAGCCGGAGAGCGTCATCGCGAGGAAGCTCGAAATATCTTCGGAGCTCACGCCCAGTTCGCGCGCTTTTTTCTGATCGACTTCGAAGCGCACCGAGCGCTCGGCGGGTTCGTCCCAATCGAACTGCACGTTGCGGGTGCCGCGGTCCGCACGCAGGGTGGCGGCGACGCGCTCGGCGATCGAGCGCACGGTGGCGATATCGTCGCCGCTCACGCGGAACTGCACCGGATAGCCCACGGGCGGTCCATTCTCGAGACGCGACAGACGCGTGCGGATCGCTGGAAAGTGATCGCGCAATTGCGGTTCGAGCCATTGCGCGAGCTTTTCGCGATCCTTCACCGACTTCGCCGTAATCACGAATTGCGCGAAATTGGGTTGCGGCAACTGCTGATCGAGCGGCAGATAGAAACGTGGCGCGCCGGTGCCGACAAAGTCCACCGTATGATCGATCTCCGGGCGGCCCGCCAGCGCTTTTTCGAGCCGCGTGGCCTCACGCAGCGTGGCTTCGAACGACGCGCCTTCGGGCAGGCGCACGTCCACCAGCAACTCGGGGCGGTCCGAACTCGGGAAGAACTGTTGCGGCACCAGCGTGAAGCCGGCCATGGCCAGCACGAACAGCACGACCGTGATCGCCAGCACGACGAAGCGCCGCTCGATGCACCAGCCGATCCAGCCGCGCAGGCGGCGGTAGAAACGCGTGTCGTAGATGTCGTGCTCGTGATCGTCGGGCAGATGCGTCTCGTGCGCCTCGCGTTTGCGCTCCGGCAGCAGGTGATAGCCGAGCAGCGGAATCAGCACGACCGCCGCAAGCCACGAGGCGATCAGCGCGATGGCCGATACTTCGAAGATGGAGCGCGTGTATTCGCCGGTGCTGGACTTCGCCAACGCGATCGGCAGGAAACCGGAGACGGTGACGAGCGTGCCGGTCAGCATCGGAAACGCGGTGCTGGTGTACGCAAAGGCCGCCGCGCGCGTGCGGTTCCAGCCTTGCTCCAGCTTCACCGACATCATCTCGACGGCGATGATCGCGTCGTCGACGAGCAGCCCCAACGCGAGCACCAGCGTGCCGAGCGACACCTTGTGCAAGCCGATGTCGAACAGGTACATGCACAACGCGGTGACGGCGAGCACCACCGGGATCGAGATCACGACCACCATGCCGGTGCGCACGCCGAGCGAAACGAGGCTCACCACCAGCACGATCGCCACGGCTTCGGCGACGGCTTCGAGAAAGTCGTCGACCGACTGCGCGACCGCGTTCGGCATGCTCGACACTTCGACCAGTTGCAAGCCGGCGGGCAGCGCGCGGCGCAACTGGACCATCTGCTGATCGAGCGCCTTGCCGAGACGGATCACGTCGCCGCCCGGCTGCATGGTCACGCCGATGCCGAGCACGGCTTTGCCGCCGGCGCGCATCTGGGTGACGACAGGGTCGTCGTAGCCGCGTTTGATCGTGGCGATATCGCCGAGACGGAACGAGCGGTTGTTGATGCGGATCAGCGTGTCGGCGAGCGCGTTGACGTCCTTGAACTGGCCGGTGGGACGCACGAACACGCGGTCGTCGGCGGTGGTCAGCGTGCCGGCCTGAGCGACGCTGTTCTGCGAGTTGATCGCCTGGCCGAGCTGCTGCGGCGAGATGCCCAGACGCGTGAGCTGCGTGTTGGCGATCTCGATGTAAATGTGCTGGTCCGGATCGCCGAAGTAATCGACCTTGCCAACGCCCGGCACGCGCAGCAGCACGGTGCGCAACTGGTCCGCGTAGTCGTGCAGTTGCGCGGCCGAAAAGCCGTCGCCTTCGAGCGTGTAGATGTTGGTGTAGACGTCGCCGAATTCGTCGTTGAAGAACGGGCCTTGAACGCCTTGCGGCAGTGTGGCCGCGATGTCGCCGACTTTCTTGCGCACCTGGTACCAGGTTTCTGGCACGTCCTTGACCGGCGCCGAGTCTTTCATCGAGAAGAACATCAGCGATTCGCCGGGGCGCGAATAGCTGCGCACGAAATCGATGGCGGGCGTTTCCTGCAATTTGCGGCCGATGCGGTCCGTCACCTGTTCCTGCACCTGGCGCGCGGTCGCGCCCGGCCAGAAGGTGCGGATCACCATCACGCGGAACGTGAAGGGTGGGTCTTCGGATTGCGCGAGCCGCGTATAGGCAAGAATGCCGAAGGCGGTCGCGAGCGCGATCAGGAAGACGACCAGCGCCTGGTGGCGCAGCGCCCAGGCGGACAGGTTGAAGCGGCCCTCTTCATGGGTGGTGCTCATGAAGCGAAGTCCTCGGGATGCAGCGGCGCGATCGCGCGGACTTT from Paraburkholderia aromaticivorans includes:
- a CDS encoding efflux RND transporter permease subunit: MSTTHEEGRFNLSAWALRHQALVVFLIALATAFGILAYTRLAQSEDPPFTFRVMVIRTFWPGATARQVQEQVTDRIGRKLQETPAIDFVRSYSRPGESLMFFSMKDSAPVKDVPETWYQVRKKVGDIAATLPQGVQGPFFNDEFGDVYTNIYTLEGDGFSAAQLHDYADQLRTVLLRVPGVGKVDYFGDPDQHIYIEIANTQLTRLGISPQQLGQAINSQNSVAQAGTLTTADDRVFVRPTGQFKDVNALADTLIRINNRSFRLGDIATIKRGYDDPVVTQMRAGGKAVLGIGVTMQPGGDVIRLGKALDQQMVQLRRALPAGLQLVEVSSMPNAVAQSVDDFLEAVAEAVAIVLVVSLVSLGVRTGMVVVISIPVVLAVTALCMYLFDIGLHKVSLGTLVLALGLLVDDAIIAVEMMSVKLEQGWNRTRAAAFAYTSTAFPMLTGTLVTVSGFLPIALAKSSTGEYTRSIFEVSAIALIASWLAAVVLIPLLGYHLLPERKREAHETHLPDDHEHDIYDTRFYRRLRGWIGWCIERRFVVLAITVVLFVLAMAGFTLVPQQFFPSSDRPELLVDVRLPEGASFEATLREATRLEKALAGRPEIDHTVDFVGTGAPRFYLPLDQQLPQPNFAQFVITAKSVKDREKLAQWLEPQLRDHFPAIRTRLSRLENGPPVGYPVQFRVSGDDIATVRSIAERVAATLRADRGTRNVQFDWDEPAERSVRFEVDQKKARELGVSSEDISSFLAMTLSGYTVTQYRERDKLISVDLRAPKTERVDPAQLVTLAMPTPNGPVPLGTLGHLRNDLEYGVIWERDRQPTITVQSDVAPGAQGIDVTHGVDKALSQIRGSLPVGYRIEIGGSVEESGKGQTSINAQMPIMIIAVLTLLMIQLQSFARVLMVVLTAPLGLIGVVLTLLLFGQPFGFVAMLGVIAMFGIIMRNSVILVDQIEQDIAAGHKRFDAIVGATVRRFRPITLTAAAAVLALIPLLRSNFFGPMATALMGGITSATILTLFYLPALYATSFRVRVDEREPQTPSASGTKHTGN